The DNA window CTGGCCCCGACACTGGCGACCGTGGGCCGGACGATTCGTGATCGCATCGATATCTCGCGACGGATCCGCAGCAACACGGCGCAATCGACGATTTCGACGATGATGATGGTGGGACTGACCTACTTTATCGCCCTCGTGGTTTACAACAACGGCCCGGAACAAATGAAGGCGTTTCTCGGAACGTCGATCGGCAGTTTCTTCGCCGCGGGATCCATGTTGCTGCAGGCCGTCGGCATCGTGTGGATGTCGTATATCAGTCGTATGAAATTCTAAAAGGCGCAATTCATGTTGCTCAAATTGATGGGCATGGTGATATTTTGGCTGTTGGGGGCGGCCGGCCTGGCGTTGCTGTGGAAACGGATGCGCACCGCAGAGGCCAGTCGGCAGCGCCTGTTTGAGACGGAGACTTCCCCGGCCCGGGTCCGCGGAACAGGCGGCGTGCAGGATCTGAGCCCCTTGGGCCGGTGGCTCTATCTGGCGGGTTTTCGCTCCCCCAGCGCTTCGGCCGTGTTCGTGGCGATCACGCTGTCGGCCGCGGGCTGCGGCGCGGGGGCGGCTTTGTTCCTCTTCCTGTCGGGATTGCAAACGACCATCGCCCAGGGCGTGGAAGCGATCCCGGGCGGCGTGGGACAAATCTTCCTGCCCGTGACGATGCTCATGCCTTGGCTGGTCGCGATCATGCTGGGGCTGGCTCCCTGGCTTTATGTCCGATCCGCCCGCCGCAACCGGGTGCAAAGGGTGGAACAGGACTTGCCGTTGGCGCTAGAACTGCTGGCCACGCTGAGTGAAGCTGGGCTTGGATTTGACGCCGCCCTGTCTCGCATCATGGGCACCCGACTTTCCGACCGGCCTTTGGCCGATGAGCTTCAATCCTTTCAAGCCGACCTGCTCGCCGGCCGCCCTCGCGTGGAAGCTTTAAGAAGGTTTTCCCAGCGACTGAATATTTCGACCGTGAGCATTTTTGTTTCGGCCTTGGCCCAGGCCGAGCAGATCGGCATGGGCGTCTCCGGCGTCCTGCGTCGCCAGGCGGACGACATGCGGAGCCGCCGCCGTGAACGAGCCAACGGCTTCGCGGCGGCCTTGCCCGTGAAACGGATGCTGCCTTTGGTGGTCTGTTTTCTGCCTGGTCTGTTTGTCTGGACGCTGGGCCCGTTTTTCGTACAGCTCTTCAAGATTGCGGACACGTTCGTTCAGGTGCGGAGTTTCTAAGATGACCGGTCCGCACCAGATGATTGACGCCGACACCGGCGCCGTGCTCGTTCCCCGACTGCAGCTGGCCACGACCTTCTGGCAGCGCTTCCGCGGTCTGCAGTTCCGTCAGGCGTTAGCCGCGGACGAAGGTCTCCTGATCATTCCCTGCAGCTCGCTCCATACGCACTGGATGCGGTTCGCGATCGACGTCGTCATGCTGGATCAAGGCGACAACGTCCTGAAACTGCATGAGAACCTTCGCCCTTGGCGCATCCTGACGGCCGCACCTGGCACGCATTCCGTTCTGGAAGTTACGACCGGCTGTTTGCGAAACTTCCACCCCGGGCAGAGAGTCTCCGTCGTCGACAAGGAGACGAAACAACCCGGACCGCACTTCCCAGCTAAACCGTGAACCGGAGTAGAACGCCGGCGCCGACGGGAGAGCGATCACGGGGCGCAGGCGTCGCGCATCCGTCGGTAGGCGCGGTTTACCGCCAGGCCGAGGCGCCGGGCGGGTTCGATCTCCTGATCTTCAACGGCGTGCTCAAGGAGTTCGAGCTTCTCGCGCAGCACCAAGGCTTTGGCGCGGCGATAAGGCGTCAACGATTCGCCGCGGAGAAACATACTGACCTGCAGCTTGCGAGTCCAATCGTCGTAGATCGGGATCCAGTACAAGGCCGTATCCCAATCTTTCGACGACGCCGACGAAACGACTTCAGCGTTAACAATCTGCATCTCCTCAAAGACCTCGGCAGGCGACGGGTAATAGATGTAACACCCCAGCACACTGAACGCGATCAGACTGAGCAAGGCGACCCCGCCCAGCACGGGTCCCGGCAGCACGACATCCAGCCGCGGACTGTCGGCCGGCCGCTGTTCAAGCCAGGCTTCGACCCGATGCTGGCGATCGCAGCGAGCGAGTCCGATACCAGCCAGGATTAAGGCCGTTAGAACGATCATCGCGACCGTTTCATGCGGCGCGATTTTTTCCTGCAGGATGCGGAACGTCTTCTGCATCACCTGGGGAGTAGAGGGGGCAAACGGCGCGCAGTAAATGTCAAAGGCGTGCGTATGCCCGGCGGGCTCGACGCCGTGAGGATAAAGCGGACCATCCACCCCATAGGCCAGTCCCACGACAATGCCCGTCAGCAGTGCGAACCAGATCCCCGTGCGACGTACTCCATAGGCGCCCACCATCCAGGCGACCAGCCCCAGATTGGCCCCCGCTCCCAGGACCAGCAGCGTAAACGCGGCCCCCACCGAATTGCCGTGCTGGAACATGGAAGCCAGCTGGACCATCGCCGTCATCGGTGCGGCGTAAGCGGGAATCGCCACCGCCGTCATAAACAGCGGAGCCCACGGGTCGTCGTGCTCCGCCGCCGTTTGCAGATAGCCGGCCGGCAACAGCAAGCTGAGCAGCGCCACGCCCAGGAGACCCGCCCCGATGTAGCCGCTGGTCGGGCCCGCAAGTTCTCGCGCTCCAAACACGGCGATCGATAGCATCCGCCGCACGCCATACGCAACCCGCGGCGGTTCCGGTTCGGGTTGCGCCGTATGGGGAAACAGCCTGTCCCAGGCAATGCCGACCACCGTCACGATGACTAACGAACAGAATGAGAAGGTCAGAATAACAAGAGGATCCGCCAGCGTGAGTCCGTACAGCACCGAGATCGGATTGAACAACGGCGCCGTCAGACCAAACGCCAGAATCGCGCCGCCCGACACGCCGGCGCGCCGCATCTCGCGCACCACGGGAATCACCCCCAGCGAGCAAACGGGCAACAACATTCCGACCAGCCAGGCCTGCGGCAGCGATCGCCAGGTGTTATCGCCAAAAAATCTTCGCGTTCCCGCGTGGCCCAGCAAGCGGCGAAACACTCCCGCCACCACCAGTCCGACGAGAATCGTCGGCGTCGCTTGCACAAGCGCCTGGAAAAAGCGCAGTGCCGCACCCCAAAGTAAGCTTTCCATGATTCGATTCCTCGTCTTTAGTCGGTGTCAGGCGGGGCTTCGGTCGCCTTCGAAAAGATTTGCTGAATGTCAAGCAGCTCGCGTTGCAGCCTGGCAAGTTCGGTTTCCTGGGCGACGTATGCGGCGCGGCGTTCATCACCCGAGCGACGCATCACGTCGGCAAGCAGCGTTTCATAATGGCGCGACGCCCGCTCCACGCGGATCCAGGGCTGCTCTTCCAGGTCACTGTCGGCGGCCAGACCCGGCAACCATCGCGCCACATCGGACGCTTCCACAAAAACGTCAAGATGCTGGGGCGGGCGCTGCGTCCCGTTGTTGATCTCGGCGTGCAACGCCAGCAACCGCTCAACGGCCGCCGGATAATTGGCCGGCATGTGCGCGGGCGTGTGGTGCTCCGGCTCTTCCGTTTCGACGTGATGGCAACCGCTGATGGCGGCCAGCAACGCTGCAACAGCAGCCAGGCAATGGATTCGCGAGGGGGGATAGGTTTTCATCTGGCAATCTTCTTTCTCGTTCCGATTTTCACAACCGAGCCCGATCGCCTCGGCGCGCGATGGGGCGGGGTTACCGAAATACGGGGACGCTTACCGCTCCCAGAATCTCCTCGACAATGCGCGGCGCGGCGTCGAAATCGCCCGTCAAACGCACTTCCAGCACAGGACGAGCGACATCCTGAATATCGTCGGGCGTGACAAAATCACGGCCGCGAAGATGCGCCTGCGCCTGGGCCACGCGCTGCCAAAGGATCAACCCCCGCGGGCTGAGGCCAAGCTTGATTTCCTTGTGCTCACGCGTCACCCGTCCCAGATCCACCAGGTATTCCTGAACCGGCTCGCTTAACGAAACCTTGGCCACATGCTCCTGCAGCCGGCAAAGCTGCCGGGGACAGAGCACCGCCTCGCAGGCGGGCTGCACACGTTCCGAGTTTCCGACATTCGCCGCCAGCATTTGCAATTCACTGCGGCGATCGGGGTAGCCGATCCGTAACTTCATCGCAAAGCGGTCGAGCTGCGCTTCCGGCAGCGGATAGGCGCCGTGGCTCTCAACGGGGTTCTGCGTGGCAATCACAAAGAACGAATTGCTGAGCGGATACGTTTCCCCGTCGATGGTGACTTGCCGTTCAGCCATCGCTTCGAAGAGCGCACTTTGCGTACGCGGAGTAGCCCGATTGATCTCGTCGGCCAGCAGCACATCCGAAAAAACAGGGCCGCGGCGGAACTCAAACTCGCGTGTCTTCTGATCAAACATGTTGAAACCGGTAACATCGGTCGGCAGCAGGTCGGGCGTACATTGCACGCGGGCGAAGTGGCCGCCAACCGCCTGCGCGATCGCTTTCGCCAGCGTCGTTTTTCCCAGTCCAGGCAAGTCGTCAAACAGCAAATGACCACGCGCCAACAAACACGCCAGGACCAGCTCCACCACATCCGACTTGCCAATCAGCGCCTGATTGAGCGCCTTGCGCAAGCCGTCAATCGCTGGCTGATGCGGGCATGCGCTTGAGTCGGAAGCCAGGGTCGATTCAGTGCGATGCATGGGAGCGGTTCTCGGCGAAGGAAGGTGTGAGCGAACTCACCGGGGGACGGCGCAAAGCAAAGGCGCCAGGAAGCAAACCCTGGCTTTCTCCGCCAGACAGGTTTTGAAAGTAGCGAACGCCGACCTGTCTCTCGACAACGGCGCACGCCTGCTGCAGGCCATCAAGATCCCCAGGAGAGGACGACTCGGCGGATGCATACAACAGCCTCTCGGCGGAGCACAGAGTGAAGTGCAGACAGGCGGCGGCGGTCGGCGGCAGCGCAGGGACGAGCGCTCCGTGCCAACGCGCAATCGTCGCCTCGCGAGGGCGAGCGCGGCCGGCCAGCCACGACCGCCATTCCAGCAGACGCAACGTCGACAACGCCCGCCGACGAGGACTCCCTCGGCCAGCCAGCCAGCACAACAACGTGAGCAAGCAGTCCGCGATTGCCACGCGTTTCCACCAGCCAATGGCGGAACAACAAGCGATCACGCCGAGCAGCCCCGCATGCTCCCGCAGCAGACGCTGCGAGGTCTGCCAGGCCAGGACCAACCGTTGATACCCGTTCAAGGATTCGCGAGGCGGCTGGTAACCGGGCGTCGGTTCAATGACAACCCAGTGGATGCCGTCGATACAAACTTCGGGCCACACGTGAACGTCTTCCGCCAGCACGACCGTTTGTCCGGCTTGCCGATCGTAACTTTCCGGTTTCGCATAGAAGCCTGTCGTCAATCGGGTGGGATAGCCCAGCGACCGCAATAGCATGGCGGCGGTGGTTGCGAACAGGTAGTCGGGCCCCTTGCCGGCCTGCAGGAAGTGTTCGACGACATCCTCGCAATCTGCAGGAGGCATGGCGTCGGGGGCGAGGACGAACTCGCTGCGCAGCGTGCGGACGATCGCTTCCACCTGCAGCCAGCCGCGTGGGACGCCCTTCACCCATGCGGCCGCCAACGGCTCCAGCCTGCCATGGGCTTCCGAGGGGCCAGGATGAAGGTAAGGCGCGAGTCGCGCCTTTTGATCGGCAGGGAGTTCGGCAGAGAAGTCGCGATCGGGGCGGCGCATCAGAGCCAGCGGGAAGCCGCGGGAACGAACCCGTACGACGGTAAGCTGCGGAATCCGCTCACGATCGCTCATCTCGATCATGCCGTCCGCAGTCCATCCGAAGAAGTCTACACGATCCACCTTGTCGATATGCAAGGCAGTCAGCTGCGGCGGCGCAGGGATGCGATTGGCTTTCAGATTGATCACCTTGATCGCATGGGTCTGCTCTTTGCCAGGAATCGCGGCGGCATGGCTTCGCCGAAACGCAATCCAAGGCTTGCCCGCAAGTTCTTCCAGCCACGGCTCGGTTCCTTCCTGCCAGTCGACGCGAGGCTCCCATTGCCGACCATCAAAATGGTCGTAAGTCGCCAGTGCAAGATGCAGGGGCGTTTGTCCGACGACGTAGAGTATTGCCGGAGCATCGCGATCCGCCATTTCCTGGCGTGGACGCTCGACACGACGGCGCACCGCCGAAAATTCACGGCCGCCGCGCTGCGTCGTGGCGGTACGTTGTTCGGACGCGTTCCGTTTCTGCGGAGCGAGCGCGATCGATCTTTCCTGCTCTCGCTTGCGGTTTGGCGGCTCGCCGTAGGTGTCGTCGAACAGGTCGTACAACGAAGGCATTTCGGATTCGAGAAACAGTTCACTCTCGACAGGGCCAAAGCTAAACGCTTCCTCCCTGGCCGCCACCAGCGCATCGCCATCGCCCACGCCAGATCGGGCGCAGGGATCGTGCCGCTGATTCCCTCCCGAAGTCGGCATGAAGCCCGACAGAACCCTCGTCGACGAACCTGTCGCGCCGACAACCGTCGCCAACACCGCCAGCAGCGCCCCCGTCGCTCCCAGCACTGAAACACGAAGGGGAATCCGCGATTCGACGGTGGAAGACAGAAACGAGCCCTCAAGCCGACTCCAGTAGGCTCCCATCAACCACCACAGCCCCAGCATGCCGTAGACGCAAACGAGCACCTGGGCCGCACGCGGAGTGCTCATGCTCGCGGTGAAGAGGACAAGGAAACTGGCCAGCAATACCGAACAGCCCGCGAGTCGCGGCAAGAAAGAAAATGCGGCCAACACCATCGACGTCAACTGCAGGCTGGTCAGAAGGAGAATCTCAACAGGCTCGCCGCCGCCGAGGAGCAGTCGCTGCCCTGCCTCGGCCAGGAATGTCAGAACCACCGCCATGCCGACGGCCAGCGTCGCCAGGCCCGCCCCATGTTGTCGCACTTCCGCACTGCGTCGCACCAGAATCCTCAGCCCTAGTATGGCGACCCACTCGCAAGCGATCCGAATCAGTATGGGCGTCGCGTCCCAGGCCGCATCGATCCGCACGACCGCCAGAATACTGGCCGCCAGGAACGTCAGGAGGAGCGTTTCGGAATGTGGCAAACGATCAGTTGGTGATGCTGTCATGGCAGACTCGCTCCCATTGGCGGCGAAGGGGCGCCGAACATTCGGCGTTGCTATCGAGTACGATCCACTCGCGCCGCCTGGCGGTCGCAACGCTTTGCGTTCGCTCGTCGCACTCCGCGGCAGCACGCGAACCGACCAGCAGGAAACGGAGTCGGCCGCAGCTACCGGCCCCGCGGTCCCAGTCGGCTGCTCGTTCCGTCGAGGTCGCCAGCAGAGTGAATGCGTCGCGACACAGAACCTCGGTCATGCGCCGCGCGGCGTCGGATCCGGTCAGCTTGTCGACGGCGCCATCCGTAGGAAAGCAGGCCAACGCATCCAGCAGGCGATGCCAACCGGCCGTCCTCGGCTCCAGCAGCAGATCGACGTCGCCAATCAGGAAGCGAACCTGCGCGTGATGTGCATGAAACGCTTGCGCCACGCTGGCGGCGGCCCGGATCGCCGTCTCGAGCGCGGAAGATTGCGCTGCGAACGCCGCCGTATCGACCAGGATGACGATCAAACGCCGCGCCGCGGCTTGCCGTTCGGTCACCATGAGCGCATCGCGCCGCGCCGTTTGCCCCCAATGAATGCTTCGCAAGCGATCACCCTGCCGAAAGGGACGAACCCCGATCATGTCCCCTTCCTCCCCTGGCCGATCGAACAACATCCCGACAACGTCGGCGACGTCTCCGCCCAGCGCAGGCATCGCATGCAGCGGCGTGATGTGCGGCCACACCAGCAATTCGCGTTCGACGGCGATCTGGCGACTGGCCCTCCAGAGGCCAAATGGGAATCCGGTCGCAAGTTCTGGAACGCGATGCGGATAGACGCCCCGTTGCGAGGGACGAAACTCAAACACGAATTCCGAACACGACCATCCCGCCACGCGCGCCAGGGCTGCGGTGGGAGCGCTCACCCACTGCGCCGGATCGGCGGCGGAGGAATCTTCCCCCGGGGGTGCGTCCGCCCCGCGGGAAAATCCCTTCTCGACCGCCATCCCCCACAGCGGCCAGGGCCAGCGGTTCTCAATGCGAAGGCGAACCTGGACCGATTCTCCTTCACGACTCCGCCGACAGTCGAACGCCATTTCCGCACGGGTCCCATAGATCGCCAGCCAGGGCCAAACGACGCCCATCCCCATTACGGCGATCAACGATCCAAAGATGATCCAGGCCTGCGGCTCCAGGCACACCGCAATCAGCAACGACGCCCCGGCCCCCGCCACTATCCAGCCGATCGGCTGCTTCAGCCAGGCCACATAACGATGGGACCAGGGGCAAAAATCATACTGGGCGATCACCGCCAGTCGCGCCAACGCCGCCTGCCGGCCTGTTCGAAATCGCTGCATCATGGCTACTCCCTTCACACTTCAAAATGGCGGAAGCAGCGGCCCGGAACGGGACGCCGGTTCCTACACTTCTGCATCAAACGGGCGCACGCCGCACCCTCGAGCGATCTACACCGGTTCGGGAAACGGATCTTCCAGCAGCGACCAGGTTTCCTGGCCGAGCGACAGTTCCTCGTTCGTCAGCAGACAGCTGGCCAGCGCGGATTCGATTCGCGACTGGTGCATGTCGATGCCGATGAAGACCAGTTCTTGTCGTCGATCGCCGAAAGGTTGCTGGAAGTCTCGCTGCACTTCCTCGCGTTCTGCTTCGTCAGCGGGCCAGTCGTCCAGCGGCGTCGCCGCCCACCAGAATCCTGCTGGCGACAAATGGACGGAACAGCCGGCTTGCGACCAGAAAACGGCTTCATCATGGCGGCTGGCGAACCAGCAAAACCCTTTGCTGCGCAAGACGCCTTCCAGCAGTTCCCCAGACAACAACTCCCAGAGCCGTTCGGGATGAAACGGACGCCGCGCGCGGAACACAAAGCTGCCGATGCCGTACTCGTCGATCTCGGACGTTTCCTGGCCGCGCGGCTGCTCCCTCCAGCCGACCATCGCCGAGGCCCGATCGATATCAAAGCGGCCCGTATTCAGAATCTCGTCCAGCGGAACCGAGCCGAATCGGGCCTGCACAATCATCGCCTGGGGGTTGATCAGGCGCAGCAGTCGCTGAATCGCCTCGGACTGCTCGGGGGAGATCCGATCGACCTTGTTGAGCACCAGCACATCGGCGAATTCGACCTGGTCGGTCAGCAGGTCGACGATCGTTCGCCCGTCGGTTTCGTTCAGTTCCAGGCCGCGATCCCGCAGTTCGTCGGCCGTGCCGTACTCATTCAGGAAGTTCGCCGCGTCAACGACCGTGACCATCGTGTCCAGACGCGCCACCTCGCTTAGACTGCGGCCGTCCTCGTCTTCAAAGGAGAACGTCTCAGCCACGGGCATCGGTTCGCTGATGCCCGTCGATTCAATCAACAGGTAGTCGTACCGCCCTTCCCTGGCGAGCCGGGCAACTTCAATCAGCAAGTCTTCGCGCAGGGTGCAGCAGATGCATCCGTTGGTCATTTCGACCAGCTGCTCTTCGGCTCGCAACAACGCAGCCTCGCCGCCGCGGACGAGCGCCGCATCGATGTTCACTTCGCTCATATCATTAACGATCACCGCCACACGCAAGCCCTGGCGATTCGCCAGCACATGGTTGAGCAGGGTCGTCTTTCCTGCGCCAAGAAACCCGGACAGCACAGTCACGGGAATCGGGGAATGGGCGTCTCTCATCGGTGTTCCTTTGGCAAAAAGAGGGATGAATTCGTGGGAAAACGCTTACATGCCCGAGGCAAACTGGGCCGCGTTCGGACGCAGTCGCCGCAGTCGGATTAACGCCGACTGCAGGTTCCCGTCGAGGTACGCGCGATGCTGCGGCAGCACCGAAACCAGCGCCTGATGAACGGCCGTTGCCTGCCGGCCCGGGTGCAGCCGGTCTTGCTCCGCCGCGTTGCGATCCTGGGCGATCCAATGCACGTGACCGTGCGGATTCGTTTGTGTCAGCCGCTCACGCCAGAAGCCCTCGGTGGGCGAATATGCTTCTGCACGAGCCAGATAAAGCGTGAAATGGCGCACCTGGAGCGCGCACGCGTTACACGCCGCATACCCGCCTGCTTTCCGATCCGACTCGGTAACG is part of the Lignipirellula cremea genome and encodes:
- a CDS encoding type II secretion system F family protein; this encodes MLLKLMGMVIFWLLGAAGLALLWKRMRTAEASRQRLFETETSPARVRGTGGVQDLSPLGRWLYLAGFRSPSASAVFVAITLSAAGCGAGAALFLFLSGLQTTIAQGVEAIPGGVGQIFLPVTMLMPWLVAIMLGLAPWLYVRSARRNRVQRVEQDLPLALELLATLSEAGLGFDAALSRIMGTRLSDRPLADELQSFQADLLAGRPRVEALRRFSQRLNISTVSIFVSALAQAEQIGMGVSGVLRRQADDMRSRRRERANGFAAALPVKRMLPLVVCFLPGLFVWTLGPFFVQLFKIADTFVQVRSF
- a CDS encoding DUF192 domain-containing protein — protein: MTGPHQMIDADTGAVLVPRLQLATTFWQRFRGLQFRQALAADEGLLIIPCSSLHTHWMRFAIDVVMLDQGDNVLKLHENLRPWRILTAAPGTHSVLEVTTGCLRNFHPGQRVSVVDKETKQPGPHFPAKP
- a CDS encoding permease; this encodes MESLLWGAALRFFQALVQATPTILVGLVVAGVFRRLLGHAGTRRFFGDNTWRSLPQAWLVGMLLPVCSLGVIPVVREMRRAGVSGGAILAFGLTAPLFNPISVLYGLTLADPLVILTFSFCSLVIVTVVGIAWDRLFPHTAQPEPEPPRVAYGVRRMLSIAVFGARELAGPTSGYIGAGLLGVALLSLLLPAGYLQTAAEHDDPWAPLFMTAVAIPAYAAPMTAMVQLASMFQHGNSVGAAFTLLVLGAGANLGLVAWMVGAYGVRRTGIWFALLTGIVVGLAYGVDGPLYPHGVEPAGHTHAFDIYCAPFAPSTPQVMQKTFRILQEKIAPHETVAMIVLTALILAGIGLARCDRQHRVEAWLEQRPADSPRLDVVLPGPVLGGVALLSLIAFSVLGCYIYYPSPAEVFEEMQIVNAEVVSSASSKDWDTALYWIPIYDDWTRKLQVSMFLRGESLTPYRRAKALVLREKLELLEHAVEDQEIEPARRLGLAVNRAYRRMRDACAP
- a CDS encoding AAA family ATPase, with translation MHRTESTLASDSSACPHQPAIDGLRKALNQALIGKSDVVELVLACLLARGHLLFDDLPGLGKTTLAKAIAQAVGGHFARVQCTPDLLPTDVTGFNMFDQKTREFEFRRGPVFSDVLLADEINRATPRTQSALFEAMAERQVTIDGETYPLSNSFFVIATQNPVESHGAYPLPEAQLDRFAMKLRIGYPDRRSELQMLAANVGNSERVQPACEAVLCPRQLCRLQEHVAKVSLSEPVQEYLVDLGRVTREHKEIKLGLSPRGLILWQRVAQAQAHLRGRDFVTPDDIQDVARPVLEVRLTGDFDAAPRIVEEILGAVSVPVFR
- a CDS encoding transglutaminase-like domain-containing protein, with product MTASPTDRLPHSETLLLTFLAASILAVVRIDAAWDATPILIRIACEWVAILGLRILVRRSAEVRQHGAGLATLAVGMAVVLTFLAEAGQRLLLGGGEPVEILLLTSLQLTSMVLAAFSFLPRLAGCSVLLASFLVLFTASMSTPRAAQVLVCVYGMLGLWWLMGAYWSRLEGSFLSSTVESRIPLRVSVLGATGALLAVLATVVGATGSSTRVLSGFMPTSGGNQRHDPCARSGVGDGDALVAAREEAFSFGPVESELFLESEMPSLYDLFDDTYGEPPNRKREQERSIALAPQKRNASEQRTATTQRGGREFSAVRRRVERPRQEMADRDAPAILYVVGQTPLHLALATYDHFDGRQWEPRVDWQEGTEPWLEELAGKPWIAFRRSHAAAIPGKEQTHAIKVINLKANRIPAPPQLTALHIDKVDRVDFFGWTADGMIEMSDRERIPQLTVVRVRSRGFPLALMRRPDRDFSAELPADQKARLAPYLHPGPSEAHGRLEPLAAAWVKGVPRGWLQVEAIVRTLRSEFVLAPDAMPPADCEDVVEHFLQAGKGPDYLFATTAAMLLRSLGYPTRLTTGFYAKPESYDRQAGQTVVLAEDVHVWPEVCIDGIHWVVIEPTPGYQPPRESLNGYQRLVLAWQTSQRLLREHAGLLGVIACCSAIGWWKRVAIADCLLTLLCWLAGRGSPRRRALSTLRLLEWRSWLAGRARPREATIARWHGALVPALPPTAAACLHFTLCSAERLLYASAESSSPGDLDGLQQACAVVERQVGVRYFQNLSGGESQGLLPGAFALRRPPVSSLTPSFAENRSHASH
- a CDS encoding DUF58 domain-containing protein gives rise to the protein MMQRFRTGRQAALARLAVIAQYDFCPWSHRYVAWLKQPIGWIVAGAGASLLIAVCLEPQAWIIFGSLIAVMGMGVVWPWLAIYGTRAEMAFDCRRSREGESVQVRLRIENRWPWPLWGMAVEKGFSRGADAPPGEDSSAADPAQWVSAPTAALARVAGWSCSEFVFEFRPSQRGVYPHRVPELATGFPFGLWRASRQIAVERELLVWPHITPLHAMPALGGDVADVVGMLFDRPGEEGDMIGVRPFRQGDRLRSIHWGQTARRDALMVTERQAAARRLIVILVDTAAFAAQSSALETAIRAAASVAQAFHAHHAQVRFLIGDVDLLLEPRTAGWHRLLDALACFPTDGAVDKLTGSDAARRMTEVLCRDAFTLLATSTERAADWDRGAGSCGRLRFLLVGSRAAAECDERTQSVATARRREWIVLDSNAECSAPLRRQWERVCHDSITN
- the zigA gene encoding zinc metallochaperone GTPase ZigA, whose amino-acid sequence is MRDAHSPIPVTVLSGFLGAGKTTLLNHVLANRQGLRVAVIVNDMSEVNIDAALVRGGEAALLRAEEQLVEMTNGCICCTLREDLLIEVARLAREGRYDYLLIESTGISEPMPVAETFSFEDEDGRSLSEVARLDTMVTVVDAANFLNEYGTADELRDRGLELNETDGRTIVDLLTDQVEFADVLVLNKVDRISPEQSEAIQRLLRLINPQAMIVQARFGSVPLDEILNTGRFDIDRASAMVGWREQPRGQETSEIDEYGIGSFVFRARRPFHPERLWELLSGELLEGVLRSKGFCWFASRHDEAVFWSQAGCSVHLSPAGFWWAATPLDDWPADEAEREEVQRDFQQPFGDRRQELVFIGIDMHQSRIESALASCLLTNEELSLGQETWSLLEDPFPEPV